AAATGAGAAGACCTGGGCCGTGCGATTTAAATGGTTATACTAGGCAACACTTAGTGAGAAAACACGATAAGGGGTGCGCGTTTGAAGCCGCTTTATAAAAATCTCGCGCTGATTTTGTTTTTGGTCATCAGCGCCATCATCATGTTCAATCTGGTTTACCAGAACTCACAACACAGCTCCGCGATTTCGTTCGCTCAATTCCGCCAGGAAGTGGAAAAGGGCAATATCAAGGACATGCAGATCAAGGGCCGGAGCATCACCGGCACCTACTCCAAGCCACAGGGAAACGGCGAGACGAAATTCGAAACCGTCGGCTTCGAATCTGCGGAACTGTACGCGATACTCGATGAATACAAAGTAGATTACACGGTCGCACCCGAATCCAACGGGTTGTTCTGGGGCATCATGATGAACGCCATCCCCATGATCCTGGTGATCGGCTTGTTCATCTTCTTGATGCGTCAACTGCAATCCGGTGGCGGCAAGGCCATGAGCTTCGGGAAATCGCGGGCCCGCCTCGTCTCCGACAAAGCCAACAAGGTGACGTTCAAAGACGTGGCCGGCATTCAGGAGGCCAAAGAAGAACTGGCCGAGATCATCGACTTCCTTAAGGACCCGAAGAAGTTCACTCGTCTCGGGGGACGCATCCCCAAAGGCGTGCTGCTTATGGGCCTGCCGGGAACCGGAAAGACCTTGCTCGCGCGCGCCATTGCGGGCGAGGCAAGCGTGCCGTTCTTCTCCATTTCAGGGTCGGACTTCGTCGAAATGTTCGTCGGCGTCGGCGCCAGCCGGGTGCGCGACCTGTTTACCCAGGGCAAGAAAAACGCGCCCTGCATCATCTTCATCGACGAGATCGACGCAGTGGGAAGGCATCGTGGTGCCGGGCTGGGCGGCGGACACGATGAGCGCGAGCAGACGCTGAATCAACTGCTGGTCGAAATGGACGGCTTTGAGTCGAACGAGGGCGTAATTCTAATCGCCGCCACCAACCGCCCCGACGTTTTGGATCCGGCGTTGCAGCGCCCCGGCCGTTTCGATCGCCGCGTCATCGTTCCGGTGCCCGACGTCAACGGCCGGGCGGGAATCCTCAAGGTGCACGCCAAAAAAGTGCCCTTGGCCGACGATGTGGATGTTTCGGTGATCGCCCGCGGTACGCCGGGATTCACCGGCGCCGACCTGGCCAACTTGGTCAACGAAGCAGCGCTGTTGGCGGCCCGCGCCAACAAGACGAAAGTCGAAATGGAAGAATTCGAGAAGGCCAAGGATAAAGTGATGATGGGGGCCGAGCGGCGCAGCATGCTCATCAACGACGAGGAAAAACGCATGATCGCCAACCATGAGGCGGGACACGCGCTTGTGGGCTTGATGGTGCCGTTCATCGATCCGGTGCACAAAGTCACGATCATTCCGCGCGGCATGTCCCTGGGGTTGACGCAAGTGCTGCCCGAGGACGACCGCTTCATTACCAATCGGGATTACCTTCTGGCCAACCTCGCCTTTGCCATGGGCGGCCGCGCTGCCGAGATCGTGGCGATGAATACCATGACGACCGGCGCCGCCAACGACCTGGAACGCGCCACCCGTTTGG
The window above is part of the Candidatus Lernaella stagnicola genome. Proteins encoded here:
- the ftsH gene encoding ATP-dependent zinc metalloprotease FtsH; amino-acid sequence: MKPLYKNLALILFLVISAIIMFNLVYQNSQHSSAISFAQFRQEVEKGNIKDMQIKGRSITGTYSKPQGNGETKFETVGFESAELYAILDEYKVDYTVAPESNGLFWGIMMNAIPMILVIGLFIFLMRQLQSGGGKAMSFGKSRARLVSDKANKVTFKDVAGIQEAKEELAEIIDFLKDPKKFTRLGGRIPKGVLLMGLPGTGKTLLARAIAGEASVPFFSISGSDFVEMFVGVGASRVRDLFTQGKKNAPCIIFIDEIDAVGRHRGAGLGGGHDEREQTLNQLLVEMDGFESNEGVILIAATNRPDVLDPALQRPGRFDRRVIVPVPDVNGRAGILKVHAKKVPLADDVDVSVIARGTPGFTGADLANLVNEAALLAARANKTKVEMEEFEKAKDKVMMGAERRSMLINDEEKRMIANHEAGHALVGLMVPFIDPVHKVTIIPRGMSLGLTQVLPEDDRFITNRDYLLANLAFAMGGRAAEIVAMNTMTTGAANDLERATRLARRMVCEFGMSDILGPITFGHREEMVFLGRDIQHHQDYSERTARDIDEEVKRIVNEAYETALSILAENRDLLEKITEALLVYETITGDDIRLLRDGKELDREPPTPPPPESDDESPDDESETVAEADRDDNENDIPDAEPVAENAADQEAEEEGERRE